The sequence atttCTCTACATcagtactgttagactccacagaaaagCATCAAAGTgccgtttctttctttcttttttcatggGTGTTTAATTTGTGCGTTGCATTTTGCATATTCTTGGACAAGTGTGTATATTTTAACCAGATGCGCTCCCCTAAAAAATCATCCCAACCAGTGTAAatctatgaattctttccaaatagttactGAAGTCAAATTGTAAAATTTACattcacatttagtcatttagcagacacttttatccaaagcgacttacaaatgaggagaaggaagcaatttacacatctataagagcagcagtgaacaagtgctgtagacaagtttcaggtgtgtaaagtctaagaagcaaagcattagtaatgttgttttttgtgagagagagtacagttagtggtatagccagagaggcagttaagattaagaaggaaagtggagactaaacagttgagtttttagtcgtttcttgaagacagcaagtgactctgctgttctgatgtagttagggagttcattccaccaactgggcagattgaatgcgagagttcgggaaaattatttcttccctcttagggatggaaccacgaggcgacgttcattcacagaacgcaagtttctggagggcacatatatctgcagaagtgagagcagatacgaaggagcacagctagaggtcgctttgtaagcaaacatcagagctttgaatttgatgcgagcagcaactggcagccagtgcaaacgggtgagtagcggagtgacatgtgctcttttgggttcatcaaagaccactcgtgctgctgcgttctgaagcagctgaagaggtttgatagagttagctggaagcccggctagtagagagttgcaaattatattcatatcgcaatatacaatCACAGaacaacaaaatattgcaatgtctgttttttcaatatcatgcagcccaaaGTCGCACCAATAAATTCTTCTTCTCAACATGTAGCTCATCATCAATAAAACTGTGCAGAGAAAGTAACGCAACAGTTAATTATCAGTTTGAGCGCTTGTATCAGTTGATCATTACATAATTTTAATGAAATCAATACACTTAATTCAGATGAAGTGTGCGAGTTTTGAAATGCTGTTAATCAGatgtttaatgttattttgaaCCGGTGATTTTAGTTCAATGACTGAAGTATCTTTGATTAGTGTACTGTATCCTGACTTGAGACATGTATATTGACTTGTGTGCTGTATCGTGTACATTTTGGGTGCATTTTTGTCAGTGGTTGTAAATTTGGTGTCTAGGGTTTTGAAATGAGATCAGCGATCTGAAATATCGTTAGATAAATGGCTCTGTGAATTGATAATACTTGCCGTTTTGTTCTATGATTTCTTACAAAAGACTCTGATCTTAGTAGCAATGAAGAGCAGCAGGATGCCCACCACTGTGCATCCTGCAACGATTGATATGTTGTACAGGGCAGAGGTCGATCGCGGTGGGCTCAAACTGCTGAGAGGAGGCTCTGTGAGGGACAACAGAAACACAAGTGTGTTAATAAACAGATGAGAGTAATAAACATCCCATGGAGACTCACAAATTAGGTTTAAAAGTAGAAGTACAAATGAACGTGTGGTTTATGTTGTAAGGTTTTTTCAGGTGCCATCAGGTTGATCGTCCACTCTAATACAAGGACAAAACATACTGCTGGGTTAATTCTTCCCATATAATTTATAGCTCAAATTTAATCTAAACTAAAatgtaatgacatttttgggtttgttcttgttttaatttaaatgtgggTTGAAATAACTCTTTTTTAAAGTTATCTAAtgcattatattacaataatctAGATTCTACTGCATTATATTTGGTTTTAGAGCTCCAGCAGCAATATTGTCGGCACATAATGACTCTGAAACCTTTTGGTTTTATTCTTAAACAACATTCAGATGCATTTTAAGGAaactttaaagacatttttatttcaggatatttttcaagaatatTGTTTTTAGCTTCATTGAAGAAACAAATgaatagaaaaaacaaaaagacgagggaaaaaatttttatttaataaagaaaaattaaaaatatatatattttttatcctaataactaaatattaaaaataaatttagaaataaagaaacaaaatggctgtcacgatcaccagcgttcatactcccaagatcgctggatctcacacacattcacatggactacaacttatggactacatataCATTcaggccaaacacacacacacctgctccaagtctccactgattagactcccacagctgatgctgcttctggactgattacacacactactttaacagcacacacactcacttcctggctgagtcttgtttacctgttaagtgacaattcaacgtgttttccttagtcttgtttctccgtgttttgacctttgccaagtttgtctgtttgtccctgttcgcTGCCTGCCTTCcaacctctcgcctgttatagtgactacgattctggatttgcctttattctgtttgcacctgtgttgacccttgcttgcctgactacccaataaacctgcacttggatcctaacgttgtctcagGTGTAACTCCACGTGTTACAATGGCACACCTAATAATAGagctataataaaaaattttttttaaatataatattaatgtaaatatctctttaaaaatatctCTTTAATTTAGTGTGctttgggtcccactttatattaaatgtcCTTAACaactatgtacttacacagaattaataattatttacaatgtacttattgtgtaaatacatgcatttactgtgtaattatgcttgattaaatacctataTGTAATTAAATCTGTAGTTAActtctgtaactacatttgtaaatacaccgttgaccatcccttacgccttaacccacccttaaacctacccaaaccaccaaacctgtccataaccctacccctaacccaacTCAAGaccaccacaagtgttctcaaatacattatgaacacagtaagtacattgtgtttattttttatatatatatatatatatatatatatatatatatatatatatatatatatatatatatatatatatatcatagtatgtctgataatattttttcttcaggagaaagtcttatttgaaattggggaaaaaaataaacagggggctaataattcagggggacaaattactctgacttcaactgtgtgtgtgtgtgtgtgtgtatatatatatatatatatatatatatatatatatatatatatatatatatatatatatatatatatatacacacacacacacacacatcctcagTATTCGTGTTGTACTATACTGCATTTCTTAATACACAAAACGATCCACTTCCAGTATGTGCTCACTGTCACGCCACGCGATGAcgcaaaatcatgacatgttcGAGCCTTTGCAGAGGTTACTCGAGTTCAGTTATCAATCATTCATAAAGTTTGTCTACTTCTACAGCTAAATGTGCATACTTTATAATAGCATATAGTGGTTATTATTATCGCTTCAAAGACTAAGGCTAAttgatgaaatattaaaaataaataaataaataaaaatcacaacccAATTCATGCTTTCCACAAGTTATTTTAATCCCTCACAAGCAAttctctttaataataaaatcaaaagcTAAATGGCTTGCAACATAATGATGTACCAATCGGTCTTGTAAGTTTCATTTTTTGGTCAAATGATCTAAATCACCATCATGAAACAACGTCAATCAAACATGATCAAGTTTATCGTGATAATCATCTCTAATGAACttaattatttctttctttaatttgcTGCATAACATTAAACCATTccttaacataacataaaaacatCCGCTTCAAATGAAGGTCACGCCACATGATGACGCAACATTACATCATGACATCATGTTCGGGTCCCTGCAGAGGTTACCCGagttcagtcagtcattcataaAGTGAATCTACTTCTGCAGCTAAATGTACACATACTTTTAAATAGCATGTAGTCGTTAAACCATCGCTTTTAGAGAGCAAAATAGAGAGAAAtgctattattaaattaaaacacaattcagatgcCCACTTTTTAACGCCTCACTAGCAAATGTTTAATAACTCGATTAAAAATCAATAGCTAAAAGGCTTGCTacataagtttattattattattattattattattattattgcacatGGCTATGTGTTGCAACAGAAGATGCTATGTAAATTCGTTTTTTTACTCGCACATTCGGCCCTTTGCCATCTTAATATACTTTCAGAAAAgtatttacaaataataaataggtaaatcatattggcagccaatgactatcaaaatacaacattgttcacagtcagttaatagtgctaatgttgttttgaagtcatgtaTACATGCcgtttcagaccgaatattcatagtagcgtggtaaacaacaCGTAGGCTATATataagttgtcactgaatgaatgtgcgaatataaaaccaacgttaCCCAGATGATGCAACTACCGCAAGCATTTCATCAGAGAATCAAACACGACACATACCAGTGTAAGATTTCCTGACCACGGTGAGATTGTACATCTTGTTTTCCCCCTGTGTGCTGCTGAGCTTGCTGACTTTATAAACTCCAGCTCGACTGTATGTGACGTTCATCAAGATCAGCGTCATGTTCTGTCCATCAAACATCAGCGAATCTTCAGATCTCCAGCATTGGCGTGAACACTCTCCTTTAATGCAGTTTAGCTGAGCTACCATTGACTCTGGTGATGAGGAGTTACTGAAGAGAGTCACAAAAACCTGTGGATCCTCCTCTGTGCTCTCGATCTGAATAGACAAGCTGAGATTTTGTCCTTCACACACTTTCAGCGACTCAATCTCTTCATCTTTGTCGTCTTCAAAAGCGGAACGTGTTGCAAAAGCAGCAGCACCAGCAATGCCTGAAATAGAGATTGTGCACCGTAAATCTGCTGTTT comes from Danio aesculapii chromosome 23, fDanAes4.1, whole genome shotgun sequence and encodes:
- the si:rp71-80o10.4 gene encoding uncharacterized protein si:rp71-80o10.4, producing the protein MIFFVIITCCIGIAGAAAFATRSAFEDDKDEEIESLKVCEGQNLSLSIQIESTEEDPQVFVTLFSNSSSPESMVAQLNCIKGECSRQCWRSEDSLMFDGQNMTLILMNVTYSRAGVYKVSKLSSTQGENKMYNLTVVRKSYTEPPLSSLSPPRSTSALYNISIVAGCTVVGILLLFIATKIRVFCKKS